From Streptomyces sp. NBC_00683, one genomic window encodes:
- a CDS encoding helix-turn-helix domain-containing protein, whose translation MREQGAPESADARLAARLGLLRTERGWSLDELSRRAGVSRSTLSRLERGELSPTTAVLGQLCTVYERTMSRLLMEVEAEPPALVPAAQQPVWRDERAGFVRRSVSPPHAGLRAEVIEGTLAAGSVVTYENPPLPGVEQHIWVIEGTVEITVAGTVHTVGPGDCLRFRLHGPSQFHCPGPDRVRYALMIVLP comes from the coding sequence ATGAGAGAACAGGGTGCGCCGGAGTCTGCCGACGCCCGGCTCGCGGCCCGGCTGGGCCTGCTCCGTACCGAACGCGGCTGGTCGCTGGACGAGCTGTCCCGCCGCGCCGGCGTGAGCCGCTCGACGCTGTCGCGGCTGGAGCGCGGCGAGCTGAGTCCCACCACCGCCGTGCTCGGGCAGTTGTGCACGGTGTACGAGCGGACCATGTCGCGGCTGCTGATGGAAGTGGAGGCGGAGCCGCCAGCGCTCGTGCCCGCGGCACAGCAGCCGGTGTGGCGGGACGAGCGGGCCGGATTCGTGCGCCGTTCCGTGTCGCCTCCGCACGCCGGGCTGCGTGCCGAGGTCATCGAGGGCACGCTCGCCGCGGGCTCCGTCGTCACGTACGAGAATCCGCCCCTGCCCGGCGTGGAGCAGCACATCTGGGTGATCGAGGGCACGGTCGAGATCACCGTCGCAGGCACGGTGCACACCGTCGGCCCCGGCGACTGCCTGCGCTTCCGCCTGCACGGCCCCTCGCAGTTCCACTGCCCCGGCCCCGACCGGGTCCGCTATGCCCTGATGATCGTCCTGCCGTGA
- a CDS encoding DUF7144 family membrane protein, with product MAGSMSGTRTGHDAPDAHKEVQSGWTVFAAVMMIFGGAMAILEGIAALAKDDLFVSTSNYVFKFSLTGWGWVHLILGIVVVLAGCALFTGALWARAVGVVLAGLLAIANFLWLPYYPFWSIVLIAINVFIIWALCSGSQKARA from the coding sequence ATGGCTGGAAGCATGAGTGGGACGCGAACGGGCCACGACGCCCCGGACGCGCACAAGGAGGTTCAGTCCGGCTGGACCGTCTTCGCCGCTGTGATGATGATCTTCGGCGGTGCGATGGCCATCCTCGAGGGGATCGCCGCCCTGGCCAAGGACGACCTCTTCGTCTCCACGAGCAACTACGTGTTCAAGTTCAGCCTGACCGGCTGGGGCTGGGTGCACCTCATCCTCGGCATCGTGGTCGTTCTCGCCGGCTGCGCCCTGTTCACCGGAGCGCTCTGGGCTCGCGCGGTCGGCGTCGTGCTGGCCGGACTCCTGGCCATCGCCAACTTCCTGTGGCTCCCCTACTACCCGTTCTGGTCCATCGTGCTCATCGCGATCAACGTCTTCATCATCTGGGCTCTGTGTTCGGGGTCGCAGAAGGCTCGAGCCTGA
- a CDS encoding chloride channel protein: MSAEPVGTPGTESPDPRAVIRTRSYAVLLVMVAILGVPISAAAFGFLALVHELQNLTYKDLPHALGFDDTPTWWPVPLLAVAGLLTALSIRYLPGTGGHKPAEGLVESGAPTAAELPGVALAALASLGLGAVLGPEAPLIAIGGGLAVCAVRLLKPGIEPSASAMVAAAGSFAAISALLGSPLAGAFLLMEASGLAGMMLGLVLVPGLLASGIGALIFVGLGSWTGLGTYSLAIPHVPHTPTPTVAEFGWALALGVAAAFAGTGIRRLALLLQDWVEPRRVIATVGTAVAIGVLALLYAESTGGDASEVLYSGQDALGGLLTEDAKYSVGTLLVLITCKALAYSLSLSSFRGGPIFPSMFLGAAGGLVLSHLPGLNATSGFAMGIGAMCVAMLKLPMTSVLLATLLLGSEGITVMPLVIVSVVVSYVLVLRLEPSATPNTEPR; the protein is encoded by the coding sequence ATGTCGGCCGAACCGGTCGGAACCCCCGGCACGGAGTCCCCGGATCCACGCGCGGTGATCCGTACGCGGAGTTACGCAGTACTTCTGGTCATGGTGGCAATCCTCGGAGTCCCCATCTCCGCCGCGGCGTTCGGGTTTCTGGCGCTCGTCCACGAGCTCCAGAACCTGACCTACAAGGACCTGCCCCACGCGCTGGGCTTCGACGACACGCCGACGTGGTGGCCGGTCCCGTTGCTCGCCGTCGCGGGCCTGCTGACGGCACTGAGCATCCGTTACCTCCCGGGAACGGGCGGACACAAGCCGGCCGAGGGCCTGGTGGAATCAGGGGCACCGACAGCCGCGGAACTTCCGGGGGTCGCGCTCGCCGCCCTCGCGTCCCTCGGCCTCGGCGCGGTCCTCGGACCCGAGGCCCCGCTCATCGCCATCGGCGGCGGGCTGGCCGTGTGCGCGGTGCGCCTGCTGAAACCCGGCATCGAGCCGAGCGCGAGCGCCATGGTGGCGGCCGCAGGCAGCTTCGCCGCCATCAGCGCCCTCCTGGGATCCCCGCTCGCCGGCGCGTTCCTGCTGATGGAGGCGTCCGGCCTCGCCGGGATGATGCTCGGCCTCGTGCTCGTGCCGGGGCTGCTCGCCTCGGGTATCGGGGCGCTCATCTTCGTCGGGCTGGGATCGTGGACCGGGCTGGGGACGTACTCCCTCGCCATCCCGCACGTGCCGCACACGCCCACGCCCACCGTCGCCGAGTTCGGCTGGGCCCTCGCCCTCGGAGTCGCGGCGGCGTTCGCGGGCACGGGCATCAGGAGGCTTGCCCTGCTCCTCCAGGATTGGGTCGAACCGCGGAGAGTGATCGCCACCGTCGGAACGGCGGTGGCGATCGGCGTACTCGCGCTCCTGTACGCCGAGAGCACGGGAGGGGACGCGTCCGAGGTGCTGTACTCGGGCCAGGACGCCCTCGGGGGTCTGCTCACCGAGGACGCCAAGTATTCGGTCGGAACGCTCCTGGTACTGATCACCTGCAAGGCGCTCGCGTATTCCTTGTCGTTGAGCAGCTTCAGAGGTGGCCCGATCTTCCCGTCGATGTTCCTGGGGGCGGCAGGCGGGCTGGTGCTGTCGCACCTGCCCGGCCTGAACGCGACCTCGGGTTTCGCGATGGGAATCGGGGCGATGTGCGTGGCGATGCTCAAGCTGCCGATGACATCGGTACTGCTCGCCACGCTGCTGCTGGGATCCGAGGGCATCACCGTCATGCCGCTCGTGATCGTCTCCGTGGTGGTCTCCTATGTCCTCGTGCTCAGGCTCGAGCCTTCTGCGACCCCGAACACAGAGCCCAGATGA
- a CDS encoding DUF2252 domain-containing protein: protein MPQERTSPLRAVPGATPKERAALGKAARKRAPRSSHEVYEPPADRQDPLAILEAQSAARVQELVPIRYGRMTESPFRFYRGAAAVMASDLSGTPDSGIRAQLCGDAHLLNFRLLASPERHLLFDINDFDETLPGPWEWDVKRLAASLVIAGRANGFSDKERAHIVRATVRSYRESMIRFAGMRNLEVWYTQTDEGRLKALAADRLASRGRKRMARATAKARTRDSTQAFDKLTEVVGGRLRIAADPPLIVPVADLLPEGAERSATEKQFRTLLRRYGRSLPSDRRSLLADFRPVDMARKVVGVGSVGTRCWIILLLGRDGADPLVLQAKEADSSVLAPHAGASAYRNQGERVVAGQRLMQAAGDIFLGWERVEGFDGKRRDFYVRQLRDWKGIAEPEQMVPRGMAAFGELCGMTLARAHARSGDRIAIAAYLGHGKVFDRALQTFAERYADQNERDHRALVDAVATGRLRAAGAGTK from the coding sequence ATGCCCCAGGAACGCACCTCACCGCTCCGTGCCGTGCCGGGCGCGACGCCGAAGGAACGGGCCGCGCTCGGCAAGGCGGCCCGCAAACGGGCTCCCCGGTCGAGCCATGAGGTGTACGAGCCACCGGCGGACCGGCAGGATCCACTGGCCATCCTGGAGGCCCAGTCGGCGGCCAGGGTGCAGGAGCTCGTCCCGATCCGCTACGGACGGATGACCGAGTCGCCCTTCCGCTTCTACCGGGGCGCCGCGGCCGTCATGGCCTCCGACCTGTCCGGCACACCGGACTCGGGCATCAGGGCGCAGTTGTGCGGTGACGCCCATCTGCTGAACTTCAGACTGCTGGCCTCCCCCGAGCGCCACCTGCTGTTCGACATCAACGACTTCGACGAGACCTTGCCGGGTCCCTGGGAGTGGGACGTCAAGCGGCTGGCCGCCAGCCTCGTCATCGCCGGGCGCGCCAACGGCTTCTCCGACAAGGAGCGGGCCCACATCGTCCGGGCCACCGTCCGGTCGTACCGGGAGTCGATGATCCGCTTCGCGGGCATGCGCAATCTCGAGGTCTGGTACACGCAGACCGACGAGGGCCGCCTCAAGGCCCTGGCCGCCGACAGACTGGCCTCCCGGGGCCGCAAGCGCATGGCCAGAGCGACGGCGAAGGCCCGCACCCGGGACAGCACGCAGGCGTTCGACAAACTCACCGAGGTGGTCGGCGGGCGGCTCCGGATCGCCGCGGATCCGCCCCTGATCGTGCCGGTCGCGGACCTGCTGCCCGAAGGTGCGGAACGCAGCGCGACGGAGAAGCAGTTCCGGACGCTTCTCCGTCGCTACGGCCGCAGTCTTCCTTCGGACCGGCGGTCCCTGCTCGCCGACTTCCGGCCCGTGGACATGGCCCGCAAGGTCGTGGGCGTGGGAAGCGTCGGAACGCGCTGCTGGATCATCCTCCTGCTGGGCAGGGACGGCGCGGATCCGCTCGTCCTCCAGGCCAAGGAGGCCGACTCCTCGGTGCTCGCGCCGCACGCCGGGGCGAGTGCGTACCGCAATCAGGGCGAGCGCGTGGTGGCCGGCCAGCGCCTGATGCAGGCTGCCGGCGACATCTTCCTGGGGTGGGAGCGGGTGGAGGGGTTCGACGGGAAACGCAGGGACTTCTACGTACGCCAGTTGCGCGACTGGAAGGGCATCGCCGAACCGGAGCAGATGGTGCCGCGCGGGATGGCCGCTTTCGGCGAGTTGTGCGGGATGACGCTGGCCCGTGCGCACGCGCGGTCCGGTGACCGGATCGCCATCGCTGCCTACCTGGGCCACGGCAAGGTGTTCGACCGGGCGCTGCAGACGTTCGCCGAGCGGTACGCCGACCAGAACGAGCGGGACCACCGGGCACTGGTCGATGCGGTGGCCACGGGCCGCCTTCGCGCGGCAGGGGCGGGCACGAAGTAG
- a CDS encoding DUF389 domain-containing protein — MDMIHVRAVSPPDRTDQVVELLAGAPYVMNLIVQRGAAYHPDGDAFACDVLAGAANDVLRGLRRLEIDVHGSIVIEPVDMAFPGRASETAVRRLGALVNTPVWAQVEARIRSGGRYPPSFYLYLVIAGLIGSVGIVTNSQILIVGAMVVGPEYGAIVAVALGIDRGDRTMIRAGLGALCTGFLLTIVVTFLFSLLIRGFGLQSEAFDLGLRPVSDLINTPNFFSFAVAALAAVVGIVSLTEARTSALLGVFISVTTIPAAAAISVSTAFASWSEAWGSLVQLLVNIVVLIVVGAGALRCQRAIWRRVGRQARKRGRA, encoded by the coding sequence GTGGACATGATCCATGTCCGCGCGGTGAGCCCTCCGGACCGCACGGACCAGGTCGTGGAGCTCCTCGCCGGTGCCCCCTACGTCATGAACCTGATCGTGCAGCGTGGCGCCGCGTACCACCCCGACGGCGACGCCTTCGCCTGCGATGTGCTGGCGGGGGCGGCGAACGATGTACTGCGGGGCCTGCGGCGGCTCGAGATCGACGTGCACGGCTCCATCGTCATCGAGCCGGTGGACATGGCGTTCCCGGGGCGGGCATCGGAGACGGCGGTCCGCCGCCTCGGGGCACTGGTCAACACCCCGGTCTGGGCCCAGGTGGAGGCGCGCATCCGGTCCGGGGGGAGGTACCCGCCGAGCTTCTACCTCTACCTGGTCATCGCGGGTCTCATCGGCTCGGTCGGCATCGTCACCAACTCCCAGATCCTGATCGTCGGGGCCATGGTCGTCGGCCCCGAGTACGGCGCGATCGTCGCCGTGGCGCTGGGCATCGACAGAGGCGACCGGACCATGATCCGCGCAGGGCTGGGCGCCCTGTGCACGGGCTTCCTGCTGACGATCGTGGTCACCTTCCTCTTCAGCCTCCTCATCCGCGGCTTCGGTCTTCAGTCGGAGGCCTTCGACCTGGGGCTCCGGCCGGTCTCCGACCTGATCAACACCCCCAACTTCTTCTCCTTCGCCGTCGCCGCCCTCGCCGCTGTCGTCGGCATCGTGTCGCTCACGGAGGCCCGCACGAGTGCCCTCCTCGGGGTGTTCATCTCGGTCACCACCATTCCGGCCGCCGCGGCCATCAGCGTGTCCACGGCCTTCGCCAGCTGGTCCGAGGCGTGGGGTTCACTCGTCCAGCTCCTGGTGAACATCGTGGTGCTCATCGTGGTGGGTGCGGGTGCACTGCGGTGCCAGCGCGCGATCTGGCGGAGGGTGGGCCGCCAGGCCAGGAAGCGCGGACGCGCCTGA
- a CDS encoding glycoside hydrolase family 15 protein, with protein MDRYPPIATHGLVGDLQTCALISSQGVVDWLAAPRFDSPSVFAALLDHDRGGYFRLSPDGPESSCKQLYYPDTAVLVTRFMSPDGVGEVLDWMAPITSGGATGRHTLVRKVRAVRGTVRFSMECRPRFDYGRASHELELVPDGAVFRSAGISGHLQAGFPLERDGHDVRGTVTLGVGETAVAVFTVCGADEPAPPPPTVEGTDEQLWEVVEFWQNWLRTSRYRGRWSDMVHRSAITLKLLTYAPTGAPVAAATMGLPEQIGGERNWDYRYTWVRDGSLSVRALLDLGFVEEATAFTRWLGARLGDGDIDGEALQIMYRVDGEPLPAEEILGHLEGYRGSHPVRVGNAASDQLQLDIYGEALYALSEGHEVGIQAGYRGWKKVSRTLDWLADSWDRPDEGIWETRGGRKDFTYSRVMCWAAFDRGLKLATAFSRPADTVRWTRARDSILEQVMARGWSEQEQAYVQHYEGDVLDASLLLMPRVGFLAPKDPSWLSTLDAMNDTLVSDSLVYRYDPAASPDGLRGSEGTFSLCTFLYVDALARAGRLRMARYTFEKMLTYANHVGLFAEEIGPSGEQLGNFPQAFTHLSLISAARTLDEALDRLRD; from the coding sequence ATGGACCGATACCCTCCCATAGCCACCCACGGTCTGGTGGGCGACCTGCAGACCTGTGCGCTGATCTCTTCGCAGGGCGTCGTCGACTGGCTGGCCGCCCCCCGGTTCGATTCCCCCAGCGTCTTCGCCGCGCTGCTCGACCACGACCGGGGCGGCTACTTCCGGCTGTCGCCCGACGGCCCGGAGAGCTCCTGCAAGCAGCTCTACTACCCGGACACCGCTGTGCTGGTCACCCGGTTCATGTCGCCCGACGGCGTCGGCGAGGTGCTCGACTGGATGGCACCGATCACCTCCGGGGGCGCCACCGGCCGGCACACACTGGTACGGAAGGTGCGCGCGGTGCGGGGAACCGTACGGTTCTCGATGGAGTGCAGGCCCCGGTTCGACTACGGGCGTGCGTCCCATGAGCTCGAACTCGTCCCGGACGGAGCCGTGTTCAGGTCTGCGGGGATCAGCGGGCATCTGCAGGCAGGCTTTCCCCTGGAGCGCGACGGCCACGATGTGCGCGGAACGGTGACGCTGGGCGTGGGCGAGACGGCCGTCGCCGTCTTCACCGTCTGCGGGGCCGACGAACCCGCACCGCCGCCGCCCACCGTCGAGGGGACCGACGAGCAGCTCTGGGAGGTCGTCGAGTTCTGGCAGAACTGGCTGCGTACCTCCCGCTACCGTGGCCGCTGGTCGGACATGGTCCACCGTTCCGCCATCACCCTGAAGCTCCTCACGTACGCCCCCACGGGCGCACCGGTCGCCGCCGCCACGATGGGCCTGCCCGAGCAGATCGGCGGCGAACGCAACTGGGACTACCGGTACACCTGGGTCAGGGACGGGTCGCTGTCGGTGCGGGCCCTGCTGGACCTGGGCTTCGTCGAGGAAGCGACCGCTTTCACCCGATGGCTGGGCGCCCGCCTCGGGGACGGCGACATCGACGGCGAGGCACTGCAGATCATGTACCGCGTCGACGGGGAACCCCTGCCGGCGGAGGAGATCCTCGGGCACCTCGAGGGCTACCGCGGTTCGCATCCGGTACGCGTGGGCAACGCCGCCTCCGACCAGTTGCAGCTCGACATCTACGGAGAGGCCCTCTACGCACTCTCCGAGGGGCACGAGGTCGGCATCCAGGCGGGCTACCGCGGCTGGAAGAAGGTCTCCCGCACCCTGGACTGGCTCGCCGACTCCTGGGACCGCCCCGACGAGGGCATCTGGGAAACGCGCGGCGGACGCAAGGACTTCACCTACAGCAGGGTGATGTGCTGGGCCGCGTTCGACCGCGGACTGAAGCTCGCGACCGCGTTCAGCAGACCGGCCGACACCGTCCGGTGGACCCGGGCCAGGGACTCCATCCTCGAACAGGTCATGGCCCGGGGCTGGAGCGAGCAGGAACAGGCGTACGTCCAGCATTACGAGGGGGACGTGCTCGACGCCTCGCTGCTCCTGATGCCCAGGGTGGGTTTCCTCGCACCCAAGGACCCCAGCTGGCTGTCCACGCTGGACGCCATGAACGACACCCTCGTCTCCGACAGCCTGGTCTACCGCTACGACCCGGCCGCCTCCCCGGACGGCCTGCGCGGCTCCGAGGGCACGTTCAGCCTCTGCACGTTCCTGTACGTCGACGCGCTGGCCCGCGCCGGGCGACTGCGGATGGCCCGCTACACGTTCGAGAAGATGCTCACCTACGCCAACCACGTCGGCCTCTTCGCCGAGGAGATCGGCCCCAGCGGCGAGCAGCTGGGCAACTTCCCCCAGGCGTTCACCCACCTCTCCCTCATCTCGGCCGCCCGCACCCTCGACGAGGCACTCGACCGGCTGCGCGACTGA
- a CDS encoding DUF6011 domain-containing protein: MESPEPFPSPEPFPELFPGPQPEAERTEGRRTVRCALCGRPLTGADSRRTGLGPACDAKLHPAGPDIRTRRHDVEQDTLPGI; encoded by the coding sequence GTGGAGTCCCCCGAGCCCTTCCCGTCCCCCGAGCCCTTCCCCGAACTCTTCCCCGGACCGCAGCCCGAAGCCGAAAGGACCGAGGGCCGCCGAACGGTGCGCTGCGCCCTGTGCGGACGCCCCCTCACCGGCGCGGACTCACGCCGCACCGGACTCGGCCCCGCCTGCGACGCCAAACTGCATCCGGCGGGCCCGGACATCCGGACCCGCCGTCACGACGTCGAGCAGGACACCCTGCCCGGCATCTGA
- a CDS encoding acyl-CoA thioesterase — translation MTTNPAERLVDLLDLERIEVNIFRGRSPDESLQRVFGGQVAGQALVAAGRTTDGDRPVHSLHAYFLRPGRPGVPIVYDVERVRDGRSFTTRRVTAVQQGRTIFNLTASFHRPEEAGFEHQLPPARTVPDPDDLPTVADEVREHLGGLPEALERMARRQPFDIRYVDRLRWTHEEIKDADPRSAVWMRAVGPLGDDPLVHTCALTYASDMTLLDAVRIPVEPLWGPRGFDMASLDHAMWFHRPFRADEWFLYDQESPIATGGRGLARGRIYDRQGQLLVSVVQEGLFRRLDGA, via the coding sequence ATGACGACGAACCCCGCCGAGCGCTTGGTCGATCTTCTCGACCTGGAGCGGATCGAGGTCAATATCTTCCGTGGCCGCAGCCCCGACGAGTCCCTGCAACGGGTCTTCGGCGGCCAGGTCGCGGGACAGGCCCTGGTCGCGGCAGGCCGCACCACGGACGGGGACCGTCCCGTCCACTCGCTGCACGCCTACTTCCTGCGGCCGGGCCGCCCCGGTGTGCCGATCGTGTACGACGTCGAGCGGGTGAGGGACGGCAGGTCCTTCACCACCCGCCGGGTCACGGCCGTCCAGCAGGGCCGGACGATCTTCAATCTGACGGCGTCCTTCCACCGCCCCGAGGAGGCGGGCTTCGAGCATCAGCTGCCGCCCGCCCGTACGGTGCCGGACCCCGACGACCTGCCGACGGTCGCCGACGAGGTGCGCGAGCACCTGGGCGGGCTGCCGGAGGCCCTGGAGCGGATGGCGCGGCGTCAGCCCTTCGACATCCGCTACGTCGACCGGCTGCGCTGGACGCACGAGGAGATCAAGGACGCGGACCCGCGCAGCGCCGTGTGGATGCGCGCGGTGGGCCCGCTGGGCGACGACCCGCTCGTGCACACCTGTGCGCTGACGTACGCGAGCGACATGACGCTGCTGGACGCGGTCCGGATCCCGGTGGAGCCGCTGTGGGGTCCGCGCGGCTTCGACATGGCGTCGCTGGACCACGCCATGTGGTTCCACCGGCCGTTCCGGGCGGACGAGTGGTTCCTGTACGACCAGGAGTCGCCGATCGCCACGGGCGGCCGCGGACTGGCCAGGGGCCGGATCTACGACCGCCAGGGGCAGTTGCTCGTGTCGGTGGTCCAGGAGGGCCTGTTCCGCCGTCTCGACGGCGCGTAG